Proteins co-encoded in one Acidobacteriota bacterium genomic window:
- a CDS encoding flagellar FlbD family protein has translation MIELTRLNGSRLSINCDLIKHAESAPDTVLTLVTGEKLVVLEPRSEVLRRTLDYRAQILRTAWPEAASALSACAAREAQETISSQNQLATNV, from the coding sequence ATGATCGAACTCACGCGCCTGAACGGCAGCAGGCTCAGCATCAATTGCGATCTCATCAAGCACGCCGAGTCGGCGCCCGACACAGTGCTCACGTTGGTCACCGGCGAAAAACTGGTCGTACTCGAGCCGCGAAGCGAAGTTCTGCGCCGCACCCTCGACTACCGCGCCCAAATCCTGCGCACTGCCTGGCCTGAGGCAGCGTCGGCCCTCAGCGCCTGTGCAGCGCGTGAGGCGCAGGAAACCATCTCCAGCCAGAATCAACTGGCCACCAACGTTTAG
- a CDS encoding flagellin, with product MSLGVLNNISAIYAQTNLNQTQASLQNTLTQLSSGSRINSGADDAAGLALADGLHANVAALTQSSQNASAGVGLLQTADGALSQVTNLLNRAITLATEAANGTLNTNQVSSADQEYQNILTEIANIGSTTNYNGQSVFTATPVTVFVSDGTASGASTFSEKIGVLTKASVGTTSAGAGADLTTNAALTSATATAILTTLTSAVQNVAYQRGTIGANINQLNAASNVANSQSVNLQSAENNIRATNFGQATSDMAKYKVLSQTGIAALSQANAVQQDVLKLLQ from the coding sequence ATGTCCTTGGGTGTATTGAACAACATCTCAGCAATCTACGCGCAGACCAACCTGAATCAGACACAGGCGAGTCTGCAGAACACACTTACGCAGCTCTCCTCCGGTTCGCGCATCAATAGCGGCGCGGATGATGCTGCTGGCCTGGCTCTGGCCGACGGTCTTCACGCCAACGTCGCTGCATTGACGCAGTCATCGCAGAACGCCAGCGCCGGTGTCGGCCTGCTGCAGACCGCCGATGGCGCCCTGTCGCAGGTGACCAACCTGCTCAACCGCGCCATTACGCTGGCGACGGAAGCAGCCAACGGCACGCTGAACACCAACCAGGTCAGCTCGGCCGACCAGGAGTACCAGAACATTCTGACCGAGATCGCGAATATCGGATCGACGACGAACTACAACGGCCAGAGCGTATTTACCGCGACTCCGGTAACGGTGTTCGTCAGCGATGGAACCGCTTCGGGCGCCAGCACATTCAGCGAGAAGATTGGCGTGCTGACCAAGGCGAGCGTCGGAACCACATCCGCCGGCGCAGGTGCCGATCTGACAACCAACGCAGCACTCACCTCCGCCACAGCCACAGCCATTCTGACCACTCTGACCTCGGCGGTTCAGAATGTCGCGTACCAGCGCGGCACAATCGGAGCCAATATCAACCAGCTCAACGCAGCTTCGAATGTGGCGAACTCACAGTCGGTAAACCTCCAGTCGGCGGAGAACAACATCCGCGCGACGAACTTCGGCCAGGCGACCAGCGACATGGCCAAGTACAAGGTGCTCAGCCAGACCGGTATCGCGGCGCTCTCGCAGGCCAATGCCGTTCAGCAGGACGTTCTCAAGCTGCTTCAGTAG
- the fliD gene encoding flagellar filament capping protein FliD, producing the protein MSTVGLNFGSITSGQGIDVASTVSQIIAIEQAVETPWKNQLTALKAQDTALSTLGTDLSTLSSSLQSLTDFSGIFASKQGSSSDTNVVALSSATPVASAGSHSIIVNSLAQTSSTYSGAIANPGDTLSGTLTIQVGSGASQSITVDSGSNTLASLAAAINGASLGVRASVIKDTSGSRLSLVSATSGAAGQITLASSLSDTTAGNAVSFQQGQPGKDASLNVDGLDVTTASNTVSDVIPGVTFQLLAASGASQPVQVQITNDNNSIAQAMNSFVTAYNAVVTDIKTQEGKDANGNAQPLYGDPTLALIQNQLTSALLGGAASGAINNLSQLGLSVGQDGKLTLNTGNLEASLNSNFSDVEGFLQNVGSFGQTMTKALNGLSSTFTSGAIYLALQQNSAQETALNNSIANQETRIATDKARLTTQLDAANQILQSLPDQLNQIDQMYNAVTGYSKSNG; encoded by the coding sequence ATGAGCACTGTCGGGTTGAACTTTGGGTCGATCACCAGTGGACAAGGCATCGATGTTGCTTCGACAGTCTCTCAAATTATTGCCATCGAGCAGGCGGTGGAGACGCCCTGGAAGAACCAACTGACCGCACTTAAGGCGCAGGACACAGCGCTGAGCACACTGGGAACAGACCTCTCGACGCTGTCATCTTCTCTCCAGTCGCTGACCGACTTTAGTGGCATCTTTGCCTCGAAACAAGGGTCCAGTTCGGACACGAATGTTGTCGCACTTAGCTCGGCTACACCGGTTGCGAGTGCCGGGAGCCACTCGATCATTGTCAATTCTCTTGCGCAGACGTCTTCCACGTACTCGGGGGCAATTGCCAACCCGGGCGATACGCTGAGCGGAACTCTGACGATTCAGGTTGGTAGCGGAGCTTCGCAAAGCATTACCGTCGATAGCGGCAGCAATACGCTGGCATCGCTTGCCGCTGCAATCAATGGGGCGTCACTGGGAGTTCGCGCAAGTGTTATCAAAGACACCAGCGGCTCGCGCCTTTCACTGGTGAGTGCAACCAGCGGCGCCGCGGGACAGATTACGCTTGCCTCGTCGCTGTCGGATACGACGGCGGGGAATGCCGTTTCGTTTCAGCAAGGGCAGCCAGGCAAGGACGCGAGCCTGAATGTGGATGGACTCGATGTGACGACTGCATCCAATACGGTCTCCGATGTTATCCCCGGCGTCACGTTCCAGCTGCTTGCGGCCTCTGGAGCGTCGCAGCCAGTACAGGTCCAGATTACGAATGACAACAACTCCATCGCGCAGGCGATGAACTCGTTTGTAACGGCGTATAACGCGGTCGTAACCGATATCAAGACTCAAGAAGGCAAGGACGCCAACGGAAACGCGCAGCCTCTCTATGGCGATCCGACGTTAGCGCTGATTCAGAACCAGTTGACATCGGCCCTGCTTGGCGGTGCTGCGAGCGGAGCAATCAACAACCTGTCACAGTTGGGCCTGTCGGTCGGCCAGGATGGAAAGCTGACATTGAATACCGGCAACCTGGAGGCATCGCTCAACTCGAATTTTTCAGACGTTGAAGGGTTTCTGCAAAACGTTGGCAGCTTTGGCCAGACCATGACGAAAGCGCTCAACGGGCTGAGCAGCACGTTCACATCCGGGGCGATCTATCTTGCGTTGCAGCAAAACTCGGCGCAGGAGACGGCATTGAACAACAGCATCGCCAACCAGGAGACGCGAATTGCTACCGATAAGGCACGCCTGACGACGCAGCTCGATGCGGCTAACCAGATTTTGCAATCGCTTCCCGATCAACTGAACCAGATCGACCAGATGTACAACGCTGTGACGGGCTATAGCAAATCGAACGGATAA
- the fliS gene encoding flagellar export chaperone FliS, with protein sequence MTNYQEQSLAGATGIELVLALYNGLVRFLYQSLACIDEGDVSGRRISVKKALDIVMYLQARLRIDLGGETAASLNDFYAAVFTMTLEASHSNSHQKMEEVIQCVRSVREAWVIAARDPEAGRVLPRELRTREERFVAPAAMEAVAERTPAVWSA encoded by the coding sequence ATGACGAACTACCAGGAGCAATCGCTGGCGGGAGCAACGGGTATCGAGCTGGTTCTGGCGCTGTACAACGGGCTGGTCCGCTTTCTATATCAGTCCCTGGCCTGTATCGACGAAGGCGACGTGAGCGGACGGCGCATCTCGGTGAAAAAGGCACTGGATATTGTGATGTACCTCCAGGCGCGATTGCGGATCGACCTTGGCGGAGAGACGGCAGCTTCGCTGAACGATTTTTACGCGGCAGTCTTTACGATGACGTTGGAAGCATCGCATTCCAATTCGCACCAGAAGATGGAAGAGGTAATTCAGTGCGTGCGCAGCGTTCGCGAGGCCTGGGTAATTGCGGCGCGCGACCCTGAAGCGGGTCGCGTGCTGCCCAGGGAGTTGCGGACACGCGAAGAGCGTTTTGTCGCGCCTGCTGCTATGGAAGCCGTGGCCGAGCGAACGCCGGCAGTGTGGTCAGCGTAG
- a CDS encoding ABC transporter ATP-binding protein yields MMDRLKPLNPYLRRYWKSLAWGGVAVILYNVIKVLLPIVIGHAVDDMRHGVSEQKILFHALRVLLVAGSSAVFLYITRQVIIGASREIEFDLRNDLFSNLERQSPEFYHTHRTGDIMARTTNDLNAVRQLLGPAIMYSANTLVFACAALPFMYRISPKLTFFAFVPMPAASVLVQYFGNRIHRRFERIQAMFSDISAKAQENFSGARLIRAFAQEEAEIASFEEANKEYIRRSLHLVRLMAMLWPTLEFVLGLSLMITLWVGGHEVVQHRISLGEFASFNVYMVQLIWPIIAVGWVVNLFQRGTASVVRIDELLKQKPSIADDPALLACRPQRSSSHLDFEYDASALPSCSIQGSIELHNLSFAYPEGPTVLHNINLHIPAGTSLAIVGPTGSGKSTLVSLIPRLLDAAPDMVLIDGEPIRSFPLAELRSSIGFVPQETFLFSDTIRHNISFGVPEATGEQIEDAAAIAHIRTEILEFPRGFDTMVGERGVTLSGGQKQRTAIARAVVRDPRILILDDALASVDTYTEERILSGLASVMEGRTTIFISHRISTARNANQIAVLVQGRIAELGTHDELIARNGYYTSLFEKQRLEEELSVAT; encoded by the coding sequence ATGATGGATCGCCTAAAACCCCTTAATCCCTATCTGCGTCGATACTGGAAATCTCTCGCGTGGGGCGGCGTGGCCGTCATCCTGTACAACGTCATCAAGGTGCTGCTGCCCATCGTCATCGGCCACGCCGTAGACGACATGCGACACGGCGTCAGCGAACAGAAGATCCTCTTCCACGCGCTTCGCGTGCTCCTCGTCGCTGGATCCTCGGCGGTCTTTCTCTACATCACCCGCCAGGTCATCATCGGTGCTTCGCGGGAGATCGAGTTCGACCTTCGCAACGACCTGTTCAGCAACCTTGAACGCCAGTCGCCGGAGTTCTACCACACGCACCGCACCGGCGACATCATGGCCCGCACAACCAACGACCTCAACGCGGTCCGTCAACTCCTGGGGCCAGCCATCATGTACAGCGCCAACACGCTGGTTTTCGCCTGCGCCGCGCTTCCCTTCATGTATCGCATCAGTCCCAAGCTGACGTTCTTTGCGTTTGTTCCCATGCCAGCGGCATCGGTACTCGTGCAGTACTTCGGCAACCGCATCCATCGCCGGTTCGAGCGTATACAGGCAATGTTCTCCGACATCTCGGCCAAGGCGCAGGAAAACTTCTCCGGCGCCCGCCTGATCCGCGCCTTCGCGCAGGAAGAAGCAGAGATCGCCTCCTTTGAAGAGGCAAACAAGGAGTACATCCGCCGCAGCCTCCATCTCGTCCGACTAATGGCGATGCTCTGGCCCACACTCGAATTTGTGCTCGGGCTATCGCTGATGATCACGCTGTGGGTTGGCGGCCACGAGGTTGTGCAACATCGCATCTCGCTCGGCGAATTCGCGAGCTTCAACGTCTACATGGTGCAGCTCATCTGGCCGATCATCGCTGTCGGCTGGGTCGTCAACCTCTTTCAACGAGGCACCGCATCGGTGGTTCGCATCGACGAACTTCTCAAGCAAAAGCCATCGATCGCCGACGATCCCGCTCTGCTGGCCTGTCGTCCCCAACGTAGCTCTTCCCACCTTGACTTCGAGTACGACGCTTCCGCACTTCCTTCCTGTAGCATTCAGGGCAGCATCGAGCTTCACAACCTCAGCTTCGCATATCCAGAAGGACCAACCGTCCTTCACAATATCAATCTTCACATCCCGGCAGGAACATCGCTCGCTATCGTAGGCCCCACTGGATCCGGAAAATCTACGCTGGTCTCGCTGATCCCGCGTCTTCTGGACGCTGCGCCGGACATGGTACTCATCGATGGCGAACCCATCCGCTCGTTCCCTCTTGCTGAGCTACGCTCCAGCATCGGGTTCGTGCCGCAGGAGACGTTCCTCTTCTCCGACACGATTCGCCACAACATCAGCTTCGGCGTCCCCGAAGCAACCGGCGAGCAGATCGAAGACGCGGCAGCCATCGCGCACATCCGCACGGAGATCCTCGAATTCCCACGCGGCTTCGACACGATGGTAGGCGAGCGCGGCGTAACTCTCTCGGGCGGCCAGAAACAGCGCACCGCAATTGCCCGCGCCGTCGTCCGCGACCCTCGCATCCTCATCCTCGACGATGCACTGGCCTCAGTCGATACCTACACGGAGGAACGCATCCTCTCCGGCCTGGCGAGCGTGATGGAAGGACGCACGACGATCTTCATCTCGCACCGCATCTCAACCGCTCGTAACGCCAACCAGATCGCAGTGCTCGTGCAGGGCCGCATCGCAGAACTTGGTACGCACGACGAGTTGATTGCGCGGAATGGCTACTACACCAGCCTGTTTGAGAAACAGCGGCTTGAAGAAGAACTCTCCGTCGCCACCTGA
- a CDS encoding FKBP-type peptidyl-prolyl cis-trans isomerase, protein MRHRFLFATVMLAATAAAQTTSTVPRRTTARHTTATKTAAPAANPADNPPNVPKVAGTPQNLYALRYIDTEVGAGPLAESRKFYTVHYTGWLTDGTKFDSSHDHPGGEPIVFPYGARRVIPGWDTGFEGMHVGGKRRLFIPYQLAYGESGRPPVIPAKADLIFDIELVAQSDTPPQSKPAPAAAEPAQDSSQTGHSEGLPAGSQPKAAPAPAQPETAPKPQAPPKPQ, encoded by the coding sequence ATGAGACACCGATTTCTTTTCGCAACAGTCATGCTTGCCGCCACCGCAGCCGCGCAGACAACCTCCACGGTGCCTCGCAGGACGACGGCGCGGCACACGACCGCCACCAAAACCGCAGCACCTGCCGCCAACCCCGCCGACAATCCACCGAATGTGCCCAAAGTAGCAGGCACGCCACAGAACCTGTACGCGCTCCGCTATATCGATACCGAGGTAGGCGCCGGCCCGCTGGCCGAGAGCCGCAAGTTCTATACCGTTCACTACACAGGTTGGCTCACCGACGGCACAAAGTTCGACTCTTCGCACGACCACCCTGGCGGCGAGCCGATCGTCTTCCCCTACGGTGCACGCAGAGTCATTCCCGGATGGGACACAGGCTTTGAGGGAATGCACGTCGGCGGCAAGCGCAGGCTCTTTATCCCCTATCAGCTTGCCTATGGCGAAAGCGGACGTCCGCCAGTGATCCCCGCCAAGGCCGATCTTATCTTCGATATCGAACTCGTCGCGCAGTCGGACACGCCCCCTCAATCGAAGCCGGCTCCCGCTGCGGCTGAACCTGCTCAGGACTCCTCACAGACCGGGCATTCCGAAGGTCTTCCAGCCGGTTCTCAGCCAAAAGCCGCACCCGCACCGGCTCAGCCCGAAACTGCGCCGAAACCGCAGGCCCCTCCTAAGCCGCAGTAG
- the lptF gene encoding LPS export ABC transporter permease LptF, with the protein MRIITRYILREVTSHALLGGVLFTFVLFMRDLGDIVTLVVRGSASVTDVLRIFAYLLPSFLIITIPMAVLVGILLGLSRLAADSEITAMRASGMGAFDFVRIISIVAGAGVLVGLFNSLYLAPRSAAATLALRQSLISSQASFEVQPRVFYEDFRNYVLYIQDVRPAAGAALWHHVFLADLSQPASPNITTADQAVVVNDNSQTIRLHLLNGGQHQTSPNDPNQYNISTFTSTDLPIQTGFQEEPRLGRSDTPLLALPLSELWRRGNSPSSDIPGQPARLYRIEFNRRFSYPFACLVLMLIGVPLGISSKRGGKSTGFVLTIVLVFIYYFLSQIGIAFARNGKLSPVLGVWGANLLFAAAGTVLLYQMSRGGIALGLISSIGVRLNKLLTRFTHNQKIAANSNLDIATILRRFRSTFRLQFPLLLDDYVMREYVTNFALVLVSFSMLFIIFTFFELIGDIIRNRTPLVTVGDYLINLIPYIIYNVTPLCCLVAVLVTFGALSRSSELTAMKATGTSLYRIVTPVLITTILIAAGLFAFDDFYLPAANRRQEALRSIIKNKPAQTFLRPDRKWISGQAQTSGSPSRVFYYQFFDPAKNVFANLTVFEFDPTNFTLQRRIFAASAHWNDRVNQWVLENGWQRTFQGETIASYQPFMITTFPEIHEQPSYFVKEDRPAQEMSYNELSRYISDLNQSGFDTKRLSVQLNRKLAYPLITLVMAMLAIPFALSMGKRGSLAGIATAIGLAIAYWVVDGLFQAMGNVNTLPALLAAWTPDLLFGIAGTYLLLRTPT; encoded by the coding sequence ATGCGCATCATCACCCGCTACATCCTCCGCGAAGTCACCTCCCACGCCCTGCTCGGCGGAGTCCTCTTCACCTTTGTGCTCTTCATGCGCGATCTGGGCGATATCGTCACGCTGGTCGTCCGCGGCTCGGCTTCCGTCACGGACGTGCTTCGCATCTTCGCCTATCTTCTTCCCAGCTTCCTCATCATCACCATCCCGATGGCCGTACTCGTCGGAATTCTGCTCGGCCTCTCCCGCCTTGCCGCCGACTCTGAAATCACCGCCATGCGCGCCTCCGGCATGGGTGCGTTCGACTTCGTTCGTATCATCTCCATCGTTGCTGGAGCCGGAGTCCTGGTCGGACTCTTCAACTCCCTCTACCTTGCACCACGCTCCGCCGCTGCTACTCTTGCGCTGCGGCAGTCGCTCATTAGCAGTCAGGCTTCATTTGAAGTCCAACCCCGAGTCTTCTATGAGGACTTCCGCAACTACGTCCTCTACATTCAGGACGTTCGCCCTGCTGCAGGCGCTGCGCTGTGGCACCACGTCTTCCTCGCCGATCTTAGCCAACCAGCCAGCCCGAACATCACCACGGCCGACCAGGCTGTCGTCGTCAACGACAATTCGCAGACGATACGCCTTCACTTACTCAACGGCGGTCAGCACCAGACCTCACCCAACGATCCAAATCAGTACAACATCTCTACCTTCACCTCAACCGATCTTCCGATTCAAACTGGCTTTCAGGAAGAGCCTCGTCTAGGCCGCTCTGATACTCCACTCCTGGCCCTTCCACTCTCCGAACTCTGGCGCCGCGGCAACTCACCTTCAAGCGACATCCCGGGCCAGCCTGCGCGCCTCTACCGCATCGAGTTCAACCGGCGCTTCTCCTATCCTTTCGCCTGCCTCGTCCTCATGCTCATTGGCGTCCCGCTCGGCATCTCCTCCAAGCGCGGGGGAAAATCCACAGGCTTCGTTCTCACCATCGTTCTCGTTTTCATCTACTACTTCCTCTCACAGATCGGCATCGCATTTGCAAGAAACGGAAAGCTCTCCCCCGTCCTCGGAGTCTGGGGCGCCAACCTTCTCTTTGCGGCAGCCGGTACCGTCCTGCTCTACCAGATGTCCCGCGGAGGGATCGCCCTCGGCCTCATCTCTTCCATCGGCGTCCGGCTCAACAAGCTCCTCACCCGCTTCACCCATAACCAAAAGATCGCCGCGAACAGCAACCTCGATATTGCCACCATCCTGCGTCGTTTCCGCAGCACCTTCCGATTGCAGTTTCCACTGCTGCTTGATGACTACGTGATGCGCGAGTACGTGACGAACTTTGCATTGGTGCTCGTGTCGTTCTCAATGCTGTTCATCATCTTTACCTTCTTCGAGTTGATCGGCGACATCATTCGCAACCGCACCCCGCTGGTCACCGTGGGCGACTACCTCATCAACCTGATTCCGTACATCATCTACAACGTCACTCCGCTCTGCTGTCTTGTCGCCGTGCTGGTCACCTTCGGCGCACTCAGCCGGTCGTCCGAGCTGACAGCGATGAAGGCTACAGGCACCAGTCTTTATCGCATTGTTACGCCAGTGCTTATCACCACTATATTGATCGCAGCAGGGCTATTTGCCTTCGACGATTTCTATCTGCCCGCCGCCAATCGCCGCCAGGAGGCGTTACGCTCCATCATCAAGAACAAGCCCGCGCAGACCTTCCTGCGCCCCGACCGCAAATGGATCTCAGGGCAGGCACAAACCTCCGGTTCGCCGTCGCGCGTCTTCTACTATCAGTTCTTCGACCCGGCAAAGAACGTCTTCGCCAACCTGACTGTCTTCGAGTTCGACCCCACCAACTTCACCCTGCAAAGGCGCATCTTCGCCGCATCGGCCCATTGGAACGATCGCGTGAACCAGTGGGTGCTCGAGAACGGCTGGCAACGCACCTTCCAGGGCGAGACCATCGCCTCATACCAGCCGTTTATGATTACGACATTTCCCGAGATCCACGAGCAGCCGTCCTACTTCGTCAAAGAAGACCGCCCAGCGCAGGAGATGAGCTACAACGAGCTCTCACGTTACATCTCCGACCTCAATCAATCCGGCTTCGACACCAAACGGCTTAGCGTGCAACTCAATCGCAAACTCGCCTATCCGTTGATAACTCTTGTGATGGCGATGCTCGCGATTCCCTTCGCGCTGTCGATGGGCAAACGAGGCTCGCTTGCGGGGATTGCGACAGCCATCGGCCTGGCCATCGCGTACTGGGTGGTTGACGGGCTCTTTCAAGCCATGGGGAACGTCAACACGCTTCCAGCACTGCTGGCCGCGTGGACGCCTGACCTGCTCTTTGGCATTGCAGGCACCTATCTGTTGCTTCGCACCCCCACGTAG
- a CDS encoding ABC transporter permease — translation MKRIRAWFLRVTGVVPRQRQEQDFSDELASHIQMHIEDNLRAGMSPGQARREAHLKLGGMEHTKQTHREGRTVPFLEALLQDLHYALRQLRRSPGFTITAVLMLSLGIGASVAIFGFVDAALLKPLPYADSTRLADVTERGTAFRHRSNLSYMDFRDWQRMNKVFSSLDAYTGGGYLLTTPSGVEPVAAARVSDGFFRTLGVRPMLGRDFYSGEDQPNAPATSIIPYATWQRRFGGRSNVIGQTAIFNGMPTTIIGVLPEEFQFAPFGGVEFWMTLHEMSNCEKRRSCHNLFAIGRLKDGISFEAAQTEMSAIAKQLEIQYPGSNRDQGAHVGPLSELIVRQIRPILLVLLAGACLLLVIACSNIASLLLVRSESRRREFAVRGALGASPARLIRQFITEGVVLAAAGSLAGLAAGYIAIRLLFGLISKDMLASMPYLGQLGFNSHVMAFTAIIAMLATAVFSLTPVLRLPTAAIRESLNDGDRGSAGTLWRRLGANLVVLELTVAVVLLVGAGLLGKSFYRLLHVDLAFEPSNLATLYISIPGNIYQKNEEIVVVTHKIIDRVSSLPGVTSVAITSVLPVSGNGNTNWIRVVGHPFHGEHNEVNEREVSSQYFKTIQAQLLRGRIFTEQEDGTRPRVAVINQAFADKYFPGEDPIGKKYGNGDLSPDSISEIIGVVDNIRESSLDEDVWPAEYKAYNQDPDSRYGLIVRASGDDKALLPALVAAIHEVDPSVGTRDPQTMEQRISSTQAAYLHRSAAWLVGGFAALALLLGVIGLYGVIAYSVSQRTREIGVRMALGAQRATVYRLILREASTLTALGIAAGIVCAMLASTLIRGLLFHIHIWDISTLAFVAIVLGVAALLASFIPARRAASINPVEALRAE, via the coding sequence ATGAAACGCATTCGCGCATGGTTTCTCAGAGTCACCGGCGTCGTTCCCCGACAGCGGCAGGAGCAGGACTTCTCCGACGAGCTGGCCAGCCACATTCAAATGCACATCGAGGACAACCTGCGCGCAGGGATGTCCCCAGGGCAGGCACGCCGCGAAGCTCATCTCAAGCTCGGCGGCATGGAACATACCAAGCAAACTCATCGCGAAGGCCGCACGGTTCCCTTCCTCGAAGCGTTGCTGCAGGATCTCCACTATGCTCTGCGTCAACTTCGCCGCAGCCCCGGCTTTACGATCACTGCTGTGTTGATGCTGTCGCTCGGCATCGGTGCCAGCGTCGCAATCTTTGGGTTTGTTGATGCTGCGCTTCTTAAGCCACTGCCTTATGCCGACTCAACCCGCCTGGCCGACGTCACAGAGCGCGGCACAGCCTTCCGCCACCGCTCGAACCTCTCCTACATGGACTTTCGCGACTGGCAGCGCATGAACAAGGTCTTCTCTTCGCTTGACGCCTACACCGGCGGCGGCTATCTGCTCACAACGCCCTCGGGCGTTGAGCCGGTTGCTGCCGCGCGGGTGAGCGACGGATTCTTCCGCACTCTGGGCGTCAGACCGATGCTGGGCCGCGACTTCTACTCCGGGGAAGATCAGCCGAACGCTCCTGCGACCTCAATCATTCCCTACGCAACATGGCAGAGGCGCTTTGGGGGACGCAGCAATGTCATCGGGCAGACCGCCATCTTCAACGGAATGCCAACGACGATCATCGGGGTACTGCCTGAGGAGTTTCAGTTCGCTCCTTTCGGAGGCGTCGAGTTCTGGATGACTCTCCACGAGATGTCCAACTGCGAAAAGCGCCGCAGTTGCCACAATCTCTTTGCAATCGGACGCCTCAAAGACGGAATAAGCTTCGAAGCCGCGCAGACGGAGATGTCCGCAATCGCAAAGCAACTCGAGATACAGTACCCCGGCTCGAACCGTGACCAGGGAGCGCATGTCGGCCCGCTTTCGGAACTCATCGTCCGGCAGATTCGGCCCATCCTGCTTGTGCTTCTCGCCGGTGCCTGTCTTCTGCTCGTCATCGCCTGCTCGAATATCGCCAGCCTTCTGCTTGTTCGCTCCGAGAGTCGACGGCGCGAGTTCGCTGTGCGCGGAGCACTGGGCGCTTCACCGGCCCGCCTCATCCGCCAATTCATTACTGAGGGTGTCGTTCTTGCCGCAGCAGGAAGTTTAGCCGGGCTTGCCGCAGGCTACATCGCCATACGCCTGTTGTTCGGCCTCATCTCAAAGGACATGCTGGCCAGCATGCCTTATCTGGGACAACTCGGCTTCAATTCACATGTCATGGCATTTACGGCAATTATTGCCATGCTGGCTACCGCCGTCTTTTCGCTGACTCCTGTGCTTCGCCTACCCACCGCAGCGATCCGCGAATCTCTCAACGATGGCGACCGCGGCTCTGCCGGCACACTCTGGCGGCGTCTGGGGGCGAATCTCGTTGTGCTCGAGCTTACGGTCGCAGTCGTGCTTCTTGTGGGAGCAGGTCTACTGGGTAAGAGCTTCTATCGCCTGCTGCATGTCGATCTCGCCTTTGAACCCTCGAACCTCGCAACGCTCTACATCTCAATCCCCGGAAACATCTACCAGAAGAACGAAGAGATCGTAGTTGTGACTCATAAGATCATCGATCGCGTCTCGTCGCTGCCTGGTGTAACCTCCGTCGCCATAACCAGCGTTCTGCCTGTCAGCGGCAACGGCAATACAAACTGGATTCGCGTTGTCGGCCATCCATTCCACGGCGAACATAATGAGGTCAACGAACGCGAGGTTAGCTCACAATACTTCAAGACCATTCAGGCGCAGCTTCTGCGCGGCCGCATTTTTACTGAGCAGGAAGACGGCACGCGGCCCCGTGTCGCCGTCATCAACCAGGCGTTCGCGGACAAATACTTCCCCGGCGAAGACCCGATTGGAAAGAAGTACGGCAACGGCGACCTTAGCCCCGATTCCATCAGCGAGATCATCGGCGTCGTCGACAATATCCGCGAAAGCTCTCTCGACGAGGATGTCTGGCCCGCTGAATACAAGGCATACAACCAGGACCCGGACAGTCGCTACGGCCTCATCGTTCGCGCCTCTGGCGACGACAAGGCCCTTCTACCTGCACTCGTCGCTGCAATCCACGAAGTCGACCCCAGCGTGGGGACCCGCGATCCCCAAACCATGGAGCAGCGCATCAGCAGTACGCAGGCTGCTTATCTTCACCGGTCCGCGGCTTGGCTTGTCGGGGGCTTCGCCGCTCTCGCTCTGCTTCTCGGCGTCATTGGCCTCTATGGGGTGATCGCCTACTCCGTCTCCCAGCGCACCCGCGAGATAGGCGTGCGTATGGCACTGGGCGCGCAACGGGCCACGGTTTACCGGCTCATTCTGCGTGAGGCCAGTACCCTGACTGCGCTTGGCATCGCTGCGGGTATCGTCTGCGCCATGCTCGCTTCAACACTCATCCGGGGACTTCTCTTCCACATCCACATCTGGGACATCTCCACTCTTGCTTTTGTCGCCATCGTTCTCGGAGTCGCAGCACTTCTTGCCAGCTTCATTCCCGCCCGGCGCGCGGCCTCCATCAACCCCGTTGAGGCGCTTCGGGCTGAATAG